In Phragmites australis chromosome 24, lpPhrAust1.1, whole genome shotgun sequence, the following are encoded in one genomic region:
- the LOC133908052 gene encoding uncharacterized protein LOC133908052 yields MKAQVDQQLRPAERHGAAWGARSREGAARGGDGGATRAGARRRDAHCGGATGSVERAGAATERPAGRGGSARWNAGRRVKQRKAGGAKHHRGGWDSERDGTHGGNSALAGCVARGRGRERGGRLTNGELARMAVGGAAVPTGTTVALSGGLVPWRSSAVMCMPVCVKEEESRGAAAVYMAWGRTLAGEGREANLALVAGERSEGGVMHSELREDFCA; encoded by the exons ATGAAGGCGCAGGTGGACCAGCAGCTTAGGCCAGCCGAGCGGCACGGCGCGGCATGGGGCGCGAGAAGCCGGGAAGGAGCAgcgcgcggcggcgacggcggcgcgacGCGCGCTGGCGCTCGACGGCGCGACGCGCACTGCGGCGGTGCCACGGGCAGCGTGGAGCGCGCGGGAGCGGCGACCGAGAGGCCGGCAGGGCGGGGCGGGTCGGCGCGGTGGAACGCG GGGCGGCGCGTCAAGCAGAGGAAGGCCGGCGGCGCAAAGCACCACCGGGGCGGCTGGGACAGTGAGCGCGATGGCACGCACGGTGGCAACAGCGCGCTGGCGGGATGCGTAGCACGGGGAAGAGGAAGGGAGCGCGGAGGGAGGCTCACCAATGGCGAGCTGGCGCGCATGGCGGTCGGTGGCGCGGCAGTGCCGACTGGGACGACGGTGGCTTTAAGCGGCGGCCTTGTACCGTGGCGGAGCTCGGCTGTGATGTGTATGCCTGTGTgtgtgaaggaggaggagagcagaggagCTGCTGCTGTGTATATGGCGTGGGGGAGGAcgcttgcaggtgaaggaagAGAAGCCAATTTGGCTTTGGTTGCCGGCGAAAGATCAGAGGGAGGTGTGATGCACAGTGAGCTGAGAGAGGACTTTTGTGCATGA